From Acidobacteriota bacterium, a single genomic window includes:
- the ffh gene encoding signal recognition particle protein, whose protein sequence is MFDGLQGKLQDVFRQLKGEGKITEDALNSALRQIRLALLEADVHIRVVRPFVERVRERALGQEVLSSLTPAQQVVKIVRDELVSLLGDEGRELELTHRPAVVLLCGLQGSGKTTTAGKLAKRVVGKGRQPLLVAGDLQRAAAVEQLIQVGAGVGVPVCAPNPGQGVLPLADKAEKTAREGGHDVIVFDTAGRLHVDDDLMSELRFLAERLQPDEILFVADAMTGQDAVRSAERFAAELPLTGVILTKLDGDSRGGAALSIRTVAQVPIRFVGMGEKAEDLDLFHPERMASRMIGMGDVLTLIERAEQGIDQDEAQRLATRMARQEFTLEDLRDQLRQLRNMGPLGQLLELLPKAGPLKNLDATEVDEGQLKKVEALINSMTPFERRKPQVLNASRKRRVARGSGSSVQDINRLLKQYKQMRKMFKGVKGKWLRKAMGGGAFPH, encoded by the coding sequence ATGTTCGACGGACTGCAGGGAAAGCTTCAAGACGTCTTTCGCCAGCTCAAGGGCGAAGGCAAGATCACCGAAGACGCTCTCAACTCGGCGCTGCGCCAGATCCGCCTGGCATTGCTCGAAGCGGACGTTCATATTCGCGTCGTGCGGCCGTTCGTGGAGCGGGTGCGGGAGCGAGCCCTCGGGCAGGAAGTCCTTTCGAGTCTGACGCCTGCCCAGCAGGTCGTCAAGATCGTGCGCGATGAGTTGGTGTCGCTTCTCGGTGACGAAGGGCGCGAGCTGGAGTTGACCCACCGTCCGGCGGTAGTGCTGCTGTGCGGCCTTCAGGGTTCCGGCAAGACCACCACCGCCGGCAAGCTCGCCAAGCGCGTGGTCGGCAAGGGCCGCCAGCCGCTGCTGGTCGCCGGTGACCTGCAGCGCGCCGCCGCCGTCGAACAGTTGATCCAGGTCGGCGCCGGCGTCGGCGTGCCGGTTTGTGCGCCGAATCCCGGCCAGGGCGTGCTGCCCCTGGCGGACAAGGCCGAGAAGACGGCTCGCGAGGGCGGACACGATGTGATCGTCTTCGATACCGCCGGCCGGCTGCACGTGGACGACGATCTGATGTCCGAGCTGCGCTTCCTGGCGGAGCGCTTGCAGCCGGACGAGATCCTGTTCGTCGCCGACGCCATGACCGGTCAAGACGCGGTGCGCAGCGCCGAGCGCTTCGCCGCCGAGTTGCCGTTGACCGGCGTCATCCTCACCAAACTCGACGGCGACTCCCGCGGCGGTGCGGCCCTTTCCATCCGCACCGTGGCGCAGGTGCCGATCCGCTTCGTCGGCATGGGCGAGAAGGCCGAGGATCTGGACCTGTTTCATCCGGAACGCATGGCCTCGCGCATGATCGGAATGGGCGACGTGCTGACCCTGATCGAGCGTGCCGAGCAGGGGATCGATCAGGACGAAGCCCAGCGCCTCGCGACCCGCATGGCGCGCCAGGAGTTCACCCTGGAGGATCTGCGCGATCAGCTCCGGCAGCTACGCAACATGGGCCCGTTGGGCCAGCTTTTGGAACTCCTCCCCAAGGCCGGTCCCTTGAAGAACCTGGACGCCACCGAGGTGGACGAAGGTCAACTCAAGAAGGTAGAGGCCTTGATCAATTCCATGACCCCCTTCGAGCGCCGCAAGCCCCAGGTGCTCAACGCCAGCCGCAAGCGCCGGGTGGCGCGCGGCTCCGGCTCCTCCGTCCAGGACATCAACCGCTTGCTCAAGCAATACAAACAGATGAGAAAAATGTTCAAGGGCGTCAAGGGCAAGTGGTTGCGCAAGGCGATGGGCGGCGGCGCGTTCCCGCACTAG
- the pyk gene encoding pyruvate kinase — MQYTNALRRAKIVATVGPATAGLEALRTIVRAGADVVRLNLSHGTHREHRQRIREVRTIAEQEQRHLAVLLDLMGPRYRLGEMKQPRTLQEDERITLGDGEGYDLPLGKSGILELLEAGQRMLIDQGLVELQVEEKQPDHAVATVCSGGTVSSRKGINLPDSDLGFRITPKDRRDIAFALAEGVDFVAASYVGRAADLKAIRAVVAECGGDLPLVAKLERSQALDHLAEIVEEADAVMVARGDLGVEVPIHRVPVLQKRIVEACRKRGKPVVVATQMLESMMTQPRPTRAEVTDIANAALDGADALMLSGETAAGEHPAEAVAVMSATIASAEEFRRKNLRERVNLRRTSSETFGANEVGRLSEDFAQDIPDMVCAAAVYTAGQLKAVRLVAFSQSGFTGRLLARYRPSTPIVLFTNSLPVARQLQLVWGVDPHYLPDRLEHHAEVIELVDRELLARGLAAAGEIIVALMADPIRERTRTNLMRVHPVRTETQWRAAERAPARKDPSSATAGAKS; from the coding sequence GTGCAATACACCAACGCCCTGCGCCGCGCCAAGATCGTCGCCACCGTCGGCCCGGCCACCGCCGGCCTCGAAGCCCTGCGCACCATCGTGCGAGCGGGCGCCGACGTGGTGCGCCTCAACCTCTCCCACGGCACCCACCGAGAACACCGTCAGCGCATTCGCGAGGTGCGGACCATCGCCGAACAAGAGCAGCGTCACCTGGCCGTGCTGCTCGACCTGATGGGTCCGCGCTATCGGCTGGGGGAGATGAAGCAGCCCCGCACCCTTCAGGAGGACGAACGCATCACCCTCGGGGATGGCGAGGGCTACGACTTGCCCCTCGGCAAGTCCGGCATCCTCGAATTGTTGGAGGCGGGCCAGCGCATGCTGATCGACCAAGGTCTGGTCGAGCTACAAGTCGAAGAGAAGCAGCCGGATCACGCCGTCGCCACGGTCTGCTCCGGCGGCACCGTCTCCAGCCGCAAGGGCATCAACCTGCCGGACAGCGACCTCGGCTTTCGGATCACCCCGAAGGATCGGCGCGACATCGCCTTCGCCCTCGCCGAGGGGGTGGACTTCGTCGCCGCCAGCTACGTTGGCCGGGCCGCGGACCTCAAAGCGATTCGCGCAGTGGTGGCGGAGTGCGGCGGCGATCTGCCGCTGGTCGCCAAACTCGAGCGCTCCCAAGCCCTCGACCATCTGGCGGAGATCGTCGAAGAAGCGGACGCGGTGATGGTGGCCCGCGGCGACCTCGGGGTCGAGGTGCCCATCCACCGGGTGCCGGTGCTCCAGAAGCGCATCGTCGAAGCCTGCCGCAAGCGCGGCAAACCGGTGGTCGTCGCCACCCAGATGCTCGAATCGATGATGACCCAGCCGCGCCCCACCCGCGCCGAGGTCACCGATATCGCCAATGCCGCCCTCGACGGCGCCGACGCCCTGATGCTGTCCGGCGAAACGGCCGCCGGTGAGCACCCGGCAGAAGCGGTGGCGGTGATGTCCGCCACCATCGCCTCGGCGGAGGAATTCCGCCGCAAGAACCTGCGGGAGCGAGTCAATCTCCGGCGCACTTCAAGTGAAACGTTCGGCGCCAATGAGGTCGGACGCCTGTCCGAAGACTTCGCCCAGGACATTCCGGACATGGTGTGCGCCGCCGCCGTTTACACCGCCGGTCAGCTCAAGGCCGTACGCCTGGTGGCCTTCAGCCAGAGCGGATTCACCGGCCGCCTGCTGGCCCGCTACCGGCCCTCCACCCCCATCGTATTGTTCACCAACAGCCTCCCCGTGGCCCGCCAGCTGCAGCTCGTCTGGGGGGTGGATCCGCACTATCTACCGGATCGCCTGGAGCACCACGCGGAGGTCATTGAGCTGGTGGACCGGGAACTCCTCGCCCGCGGCCTGGCGGCCGCCGGCGAGATCATCGTCGCCCTGATGGCCGATCCGATCCGCGAACGCACCCGCACGAATTTGATGCGCGTGCACCCGGTGCGCACCGAGACCCAGTGGCGCGCCGCCGAAAGGGCTCCGGCGCGAAAAGATCCGTCGTCCGCAACGGCAGGAGCCAAGTCATGA
- a CDS encoding alpha/beta fold hydrolase, with amino-acid sequence MTSEHFPFGPAPRLPDFLASRLPFERATYRLSEGTDAGRTLHFIDHGPRDGRPILMLHGNPTWSFLWRKVIADLPEVRCVAPDLLGLGLSSKLPKIADHSVDRHADTIAELVSALGLDDAILLLQDWGGPIGVSVGARLPERISGMVLGNTSVLIPDKPRGTSFHRFARRPMLSDFVFRVLGFPQNVLHKIQGDPASIRGPIARAYRWPLRRLRDRVAPLALARMVPDRLDHPDLPALRRGEAWARSFDGPIALVWGTKDPILGRALRWHEKAFPDAPVTHTEAGHFLQEEVPEELAAAVADVAGRAG; translated from the coding sequence ATGACCAGTGAGCACTTTCCCTTTGGACCGGCACCACGGCTGCCGGACTTTCTGGCCTCCCGCCTGCCCTTCGAGCGCGCCACCTACCGCCTGAGCGAGGGCACCGATGCCGGCCGCACCCTCCACTTCATCGACCACGGCCCGCGCGACGGCCGACCGATCCTGATGCTCCACGGCAATCCCACCTGGAGCTTCCTGTGGCGCAAGGTGATCGCCGATCTGCCGGAGGTTCGCTGCGTGGCGCCGGACCTCCTCGGCCTCGGCCTGTCCAGCAAACTGCCGAAGATCGCCGACCACAGCGTCGACCGCCACGCCGACACCATCGCCGAACTGGTTTCGGCTCTCGGCCTCGACGACGCAATCCTGCTGCTCCAGGACTGGGGCGGCCCGATCGGGGTGAGCGTCGGGGCTCGCCTGCCGGAGCGCATCAGCGGAATGGTGCTGGGGAACACCTCGGTGCTGATTCCGGACAAGCCCCGCGGCACCTCGTTCCACCGCTTCGCCCGGCGGCCGATGCTCAGCGACTTCGTTTTTCGGGTTCTCGGCTTTCCGCAGAACGTCCTGCACAAGATCCAGGGCGATCCCGCCTCCATCCGCGGACCCATCGCCCGGGCCTACCGCTGGCCGCTGCGCCGCCTTCGCGACCGCGTCGCGCCCCTCGCCCTCGCCCGCATGGTGCCGGACCGTCTCGACCATCCGGACCTGCCGGCGCTGCGCCGCGGCGAGGCCTGGGCGCGGTCCTTCGACGGCCCGATCGCACTGGTCTGGGGAACGAAAGATCCCATCCTCGGTCGCGCCTTGAGGTGGCACGAAAAAGCCTTCCCGGACGCTCCGGTCACCCACACCGAGGCGGGGCATTTCCTACAGGAAGAGGTGCCTGAAGAGTTGGCCGCGGCGGTCGCCGACGTCGCCGGCCGAGCCGGCTGA
- a CDS encoding MMPL family transporter gives MPTTSLLRRLGVFARHRYWQIFAVTAVLVVASVYLTSRLRFDTDVLNLLPKNDPVIDIFLETLDSFGSIDYLPVAVRLPERAMLDPYETFVDELAMELKELEEIESVEYHLGDTESLLEEFYPKAVLFLDEDGRARLAEKLSDEGIRKRVQEMRRLLGTPQGQTLKELMLVDPFGLVELFLDRVQGSRGALSVDWSSGYYLSQDHRMLLILAKPVRPPADVDFDELLVAAVEERIAAVQSRWPEMVGVDPEAPAELAADLPPPPEVALGGGYLTALDDARFIRRDAIVGGLTSLAGVLLLFLFAFRRLGPLLFAVAPLACGLILTFGFSELTLGKLSSATSMTAALLIGLGIDFVIVSYGRYVEERRRGGDLASSLAAMAGSSGRAVVVGGLTTAATFYAFLVTDFTGLRQMGFLTGTGILLCMLSVLFLLPALLAWRDDRHRRKSSAPNLYMHSFGLQPLMRACVRSPRVVVAIGVATTAAAAWLAAGLGFEESMQAMRPEGNRGIQVTKEVGERFGSGFDYMMLVLHGDTPEEVLALAAEAAEGAKELVDEGVLNGYGGVGSLIPPPARQAAVLDWLDRKRGDALDIDRIAETFRAEAAAQGLRSDPFEPGIALLGSGLSHSEPIGIRDFADSAQGQALLDRFVQRRGDRPEDGWVSLVYLYPPENLWRREPPPPAVALADELGPQATLTGTAVINERVRSRVRPDAWLAGILGLLAVGVLLYFDFRSLRYTLLSLLPLTVGICWMLGIMALLGIDLNFMNIFVTTMIIGIGVDYGLHMVHRFREGSSPSEVETGMTETGNAIVVAALSTVCGFGSLVFSHYPGLRSVGFVAVLGAISTALVAVTLLPAVLTWVKRRSA, from the coding sequence ATGCCCACCACCTCTTTGTTGCGCCGTCTCGGGGTTTTCGCCCGGCACCGCTACTGGCAGATCTTCGCCGTCACCGCGGTGCTGGTGGTGGCGAGCGTGTATCTGACGTCGCGGCTGCGGTTCGACACGGACGTGCTGAATCTGCTGCCGAAGAACGATCCGGTGATCGACATTTTCCTCGAGACCTTGGACAGCTTCGGGTCGATCGACTATCTGCCGGTGGCGGTACGCTTGCCGGAGCGGGCGATGCTCGATCCCTACGAAACCTTCGTCGACGAGTTGGCGATGGAGCTGAAGGAGCTGGAGGAGATCGAGTCCGTCGAGTACCACCTGGGCGACACGGAATCGCTGCTCGAAGAGTTCTACCCCAAGGCGGTGTTGTTCTTGGACGAGGACGGCCGCGCCCGGTTGGCCGAAAAGCTCTCCGACGAAGGCATCCGAAAGCGCGTGCAGGAGATGCGCCGCCTCCTCGGGACGCCCCAGGGCCAGACCCTGAAGGAGTTGATGCTGGTCGATCCCTTCGGCCTGGTGGAGCTGTTCCTGGATCGGGTGCAGGGCTCCCGGGGCGCGCTGTCGGTGGACTGGTCGAGCGGCTACTACTTGTCCCAGGATCACCGGATGCTGTTGATTCTCGCCAAGCCGGTACGGCCGCCGGCGGACGTCGATTTCGACGAACTGCTGGTGGCGGCGGTGGAGGAGCGCATTGCGGCGGTGCAGAGCCGCTGGCCGGAGATGGTGGGAGTCGATCCGGAGGCCCCCGCTGAACTGGCCGCCGATCTTCCGCCCCCGCCGGAAGTCGCCCTCGGCGGCGGCTACCTGACCGCCCTGGACGATGCCCGCTTCATCCGGCGGGACGCCATCGTCGGCGGGTTGACCTCGCTGGCCGGGGTGTTGCTGCTGTTCCTGTTCGCCTTCCGGCGCCTGGGGCCGCTGCTGTTCGCCGTGGCGCCGCTGGCCTGCGGCTTGATTCTCACCTTCGGCTTTTCGGAGCTCACCCTCGGCAAGCTGTCGAGCGCCACCAGCATGACCGCCGCTCTGCTGATCGGCCTGGGGATCGACTTTGTCATCGTCTCCTATGGTCGCTACGTCGAAGAGCGGCGACGGGGCGGCGACCTCGCCAGTTCCCTGGCGGCGATGGCCGGTTCCTCCGGCCGGGCGGTGGTGGTGGGCGGCTTGACCACCGCGGCGACCTTCTACGCCTTCCTGGTGACGGACTTCACCGGCTTGCGGCAGATGGGGTTTCTGACCGGCACCGGCATCCTGCTGTGCATGCTCAGCGTGCTGTTCCTGCTGCCGGCGCTTCTCGCCTGGCGCGATGATCGTCACCGCCGCAAGAGCAGCGCCCCCAACCTCTACATGCACAGCTTCGGCCTCCAGCCGCTGATGCGCGCCTGCGTGCGGTCGCCGCGGGTGGTGGTGGCCATCGGGGTGGCGACCACCGCGGCGGCGGCCTGGTTGGCTGCCGGCCTGGGCTTCGAGGAGAGCATGCAGGCGATGCGGCCGGAAGGGAACCGCGGCATCCAGGTGACGAAGGAGGTGGGGGAGCGCTTCGGATCCGGCTTCGACTACATGATGCTGGTGCTGCATGGAGACACCCCGGAAGAGGTGCTGGCGCTGGCCGCCGAAGCCGCCGAAGGGGCGAAAGAGCTGGTCGATGAAGGGGTGCTCAACGGCTACGGCGGGGTGGGCTCACTGATCCCGCCGCCGGCCCGCCAGGCGGCGGTGCTCGACTGGCTCGACCGCAAACGCGGCGATGCGCTGGACATTGACCGCATCGCCGAGACCTTCCGCGCCGAGGCGGCCGCCCAGGGCCTGCGCTCGGATCCCTTTGAGCCGGGCATCGCCCTGCTGGGTTCTGGCCTGTCGCACTCGGAGCCCATCGGCATTCGCGATTTCGCCGACTCGGCCCAAGGCCAGGCGCTGCTCGACCGCTTCGTGCAGCGGCGCGGCGATCGCCCCGAAGACGGTTGGGTGTCGCTCGTGTACCTCTATCCTCCGGAAAACCTGTGGCGCCGGGAACCGCCGCCGCCGGCCGTCGCGCTGGCCGATGAGCTGGGTCCCCAGGCCACCCTCACCGGCACGGCGGTGATCAATGAACGAGTGCGCTCGCGGGTGCGTCCGGACGCTTGGCTCGCCGGCATCCTGGGCCTGCTGGCGGTGGGAGTGCTGCTTTATTTCGATTTTCGGTCCTTGCGCTACACCCTGCTGTCGCTCCTACCCCTGACGGTGGGCATCTGCTGGATGCTCGGCATCATGGCCCTGCTCGGCATCGACTTGAACTTCATGAACATCTTCGTTACGACCATGATCATCGGCATCGGTGTGGACTACGGTCTCCACATGGTGCACCGCTTCCGGGAGGGTTCCTCGCCCTCGGAGGTGGAGACGGGGATGACCGAGACCGGCAACGCCATCGTGGTGGCCGCGCTGTCGACCGTCTGCGGCTTCGGCTCCCTGGTGTTCTCCCACTACCCGGGGCTCCGCTCCGTCGGCTTCGTCGCCGTCCTCGGCGCCATCTCCACGGCCCTGGTCGCGGTGACCCTTTTGCCGGCGGTGCTGACCTGGGTCAAGCGGCGCAGCGCGTAG
- the pgsA gene encoding CDP-diacylglycerol--glycerol-3-phosphate 3-phosphatidyltransferase — protein MLNTPNLLSIFRILLVPLLVVILLTKIDGKEFLGLGVFLLAALTDFLDGYLARRNKQETRLGKLLDPAADKILTSAAFISLVELGLAPAWMVVAIISREFAVSSLRAFIASEGRVLAAGWSGKVKTVVQIVAIALLIFYNQLGEFAHLAPISLWVALVISVYSGLEYFARFGREILREHLAATAGNDS, from the coding sequence ATGTTGAACACTCCCAACCTCCTGTCGATCTTTCGGATCCTGCTGGTGCCGCTGCTCGTGGTGATCCTGCTGACCAAGATCGACGGCAAGGAGTTTCTTGGCCTCGGGGTGTTCCTGCTGGCGGCCCTGACGGACTTCCTCGACGGCTACTTGGCGCGTCGCAACAAGCAGGAGACCCGCCTCGGCAAGTTGCTCGATCCGGCAGCCGACAAGATCCTCACCTCGGCGGCTTTCATCTCGTTGGTGGAACTTGGGCTGGCGCCGGCCTGGATGGTGGTGGCGATCATCTCGCGGGAGTTCGCGGTCAGCTCGCTACGGGCATTCATCGCCTCGGAGGGCCGAGTGCTGGCCGCCGGCTGGTCCGGCAAGGTCAAGACGGTGGTGCAGATCGTCGCCATCGCCCTGCTGATCTTCTATAACCAGCTCGGCGAGTTTGCCCACCTGGCACCGATTTCCCTGTGGGTGGCTCTGGTGATCAGCGTGTATTCCGGCCTCGAGTATTTCGCTCGCTTCGGCCGCGAAATTCTGCGCGAGCACCTCGCCGCCACCGCCGGCAACGACTCCTAG
- a CDS encoding lytic transglycosylase domain-containing protein, protein MAVLLWGTACGLAAMSVAAEVRLETRPDGSVVVYNVGPKNPASGRAATETSVNSEGAKRRNAVANHRERWSPFIEEQSRLHGLDPKLVKALIRVESSFDPRAKSKKGAMGLMQLMPATARDLGVTDAFDPQQNVRGGVTYLRRMIDRFGRMELALAAYNAGPEAVARYGGIPPYRETRQYVDRVLSVYLGRPVEVGPLKIAAKPRLVRDRSGRMVMTNQPPG, encoded by the coding sequence ATGGCTGTGCTGCTCTGGGGAACTGCCTGCGGACTGGCCGCGATGTCCGTCGCGGCGGAAGTGCGCCTAGAAACTCGTCCCGACGGCTCGGTGGTGGTGTACAACGTCGGCCCGAAGAATCCGGCATCGGGCCGCGCCGCTACCGAGACCAGCGTGAACTCCGAAGGCGCCAAGCGGCGCAATGCGGTGGCGAATCACCGCGAACGCTGGTCTCCCTTTATCGAGGAGCAGAGCCGCCTCCATGGGCTCGATCCGAAGTTGGTGAAAGCCCTGATCCGGGTGGAGTCGTCCTTCGATCCCAGGGCGAAATCGAAAAAGGGCGCCATGGGCCTGATGCAGCTCATGCCGGCAACGGCTCGCGATCTCGGGGTGACGGACGCCTTCGATCCACAGCAGAATGTGCGCGGCGGGGTGACCTACCTGCGCCGCATGATCGACCGCTTCGGACGCATGGAACTGGCCCTCGCCGCCTACAACGCCGGTCCCGAGGCGGTGGCTCGCTACGGCGGCATTCCGCCCTACCGAGAGACCCGCCAATATGTCGACCGGGTGCTCAGCGTCTACCTCGGCCGGCCGGTCGAAGTCGGTCCCTTGAAAATCGCCGCCAAGCCCCGCCTGGTGCGCGATCGCTCCGGCCGGATGGTGATGACCAATCAACCGCCGGGCTGA
- the pulA gene encoding pullulanase-type alpha-1,6-glucosidase, protein MDPLPSARAHWVDRATILFPADDPQASLTLAFAPDGGFRLDGETPAGCEIFPLTATGTRLPVGLAKRFPHLSHGAVFRLPEEAILRARELLRGELVVVETRANGERVTGVQIPGVLDDLFRWDGPLGAEVSAGAVTLRLWAPTARRVRVILWDGPRMAEPAERRDLERDDESGLWSVRGEAPWVGRYYLYEVEVYVPATGRVERNAVTDPWCVSLARNSRRSQILDLEDPALAPEGWNDRWIRQGAIPAFEDRVIYELHVRDFSAEDFSVPDVLRGTYGAFARPDSRGVRHLRGLAEAGLTHVQLLPVADFTTVDEDRDRWREPGDLSAHRADSDAQQAAVAAIADEDPYNWGYDPWHFMAPEGSYARQPDGGARLKEVREMVQGLGRIGLGVILDVVFNHTHEAGLDPCSVLDRVVPGYYHRRDADGRLLTSSCCPNTASEHRMMEKLMVDAVVHWARHFRVEGFRLDLMGHHLVENVSAVRAALDRLRPETDGVDGRRIQLLGEGWSFAEMTGEGRGRNASQKNLAGRGLAATFDDRLRDALRGGGPFHGAGEAGFATGLFESEGDDPQARLDLMDRLRAGLAGGLVDFEWLDHRGERRSGQAYGGYGRAPGDVIHYAAAHDNETFFDALQAKAPMDLPMAERVRLQNLALSVLLLAQGVPFLHGGMDLLRSKSGDRNSYNSGDWFNALDFAGDAHRWGRGLPPAVENADRWPWLGPLLADPALRPSKADLAACSAHCREMLALRTASPLFRLRSAVEVQRRLRFHNTGPAQTPGVVVMSLWDEAGEFDPGYGLWVAVFNARPDLWEGISLSLRGRVLTLHPLLCDSADERVRAATFDATEGAFRVPARTTAVFCEARAG, encoded by the coding sequence ATGGACCCTCTCCCCTCGGCACGAGCCCACTGGGTGGATCGCGCAACGATCCTCTTCCCGGCCGATGACCCTCAGGCCTCTCTGACGTTGGCATTTGCCCCGGACGGCGGTTTCCGCTTGGATGGGGAAACGCCGGCCGGCTGCGAGATTTTCCCGCTCACCGCGACGGGCACCCGTCTTCCGGTCGGACTGGCGAAGCGCTTTCCCCATCTTTCCCACGGCGCCGTGTTTCGCCTGCCGGAAGAGGCCATCCTCCGAGCGCGTGAGCTGTTGCGCGGCGAACTGGTGGTCGTCGAGACGAGGGCGAACGGCGAAAGGGTCACCGGCGTTCAGATCCCCGGGGTGCTGGACGATCTCTTCCGGTGGGACGGTCCGCTGGGCGCGGAAGTCTCGGCCGGTGCGGTGACCCTCCGGCTGTGGGCGCCGACCGCTCGGCGGGTGCGGGTGATTCTGTGGGACGGTCCGCGAATGGCCGAGCCGGCGGAGCGCCGCGACCTCGAACGGGACGACGAGTCCGGGCTGTGGTCGGTACGCGGGGAGGCCCCTTGGGTCGGCCGCTACTACCTCTATGAGGTCGAGGTCTATGTTCCCGCGACCGGCCGGGTGGAGCGCAATGCGGTGACGGATCCCTGGTGCGTCTCTCTCGCCCGTAACAGCCGGCGGAGCCAGATTCTCGACCTCGAAGATCCTGCCCTGGCTCCGGAGGGCTGGAACGACCGGTGGATCCGGCAGGGGGCGATTCCGGCCTTTGAGGATCGGGTGATCTACGAGCTGCACGTGCGTGACTTTTCCGCCGAGGATTTCTCCGTTCCGGACGTCCTGCGCGGCACCTATGGCGCCTTCGCCCGGCCGGACTCCCGTGGCGTGAGGCACCTGCGCGGCCTGGCCGAAGCCGGGCTCACCCATGTTCAGCTTTTGCCCGTCGCCGATTTCACTACGGTGGACGAGGATCGCGACCGCTGGCGCGAGCCGGGAGACCTCTCCGCCCATCGGGCGGATTCCGACGCGCAGCAGGCAGCGGTGGCGGCGATCGCCGACGAGGACCCCTACAACTGGGGCTACGACCCGTGGCACTTCATGGCGCCGGAGGGGAGCTATGCCCGGCAGCCGGACGGGGGAGCGCGCCTCAAAGAAGTGCGCGAGATGGTGCAGGGGCTTGGCCGAATCGGCCTCGGCGTGATTCTCGACGTGGTGTTCAACCACACTCACGAGGCGGGGCTGGACCCCTGTTCGGTGCTCGATCGGGTGGTCCCCGGCTACTACCACCGGCGCGATGCAGACGGCCGCCTGCTCACCTCGTCGTGCTGCCCGAATACCGCCAGCGAGCATCGGATGATGGAGAAGCTGATGGTCGATGCGGTGGTGCACTGGGCGCGGCACTTCCGGGTGGAGGGATTCCGCCTTGATCTGATGGGCCATCACCTGGTGGAAAACGTCTCGGCGGTGAGGGCGGCCCTCGACCGGCTGCGGCCGGAAACCGACGGCGTCGACGGCCGGCGCATCCAGCTTCTCGGCGAGGGCTGGAGCTTCGCCGAGATGACCGGCGAAGGCCGCGGCCGGAATGCCTCCCAGAAGAACCTCGCGGGCCGCGGTTTGGCGGCCACTTTCGACGACCGGCTGCGCGACGCTCTACGCGGCGGCGGTCCATTTCACGGCGCGGGCGAGGCGGGCTTCGCGACCGGCCTCTTCGAGAGCGAGGGAGACGATCCGCAGGCCCGTCTGGACCTGATGGACCGGTTGCGTGCCGGCCTCGCTGGCGGTCTGGTGGATTTCGAGTGGCTCGACCACCGGGGGGAGCGCCGGTCCGGGCAAGCCTACGGCGGCTATGGCCGAGCTCCGGGCGACGTGATCCACTATGCCGCGGCACACGACAATGAGACGTTCTTCGACGCTCTCCAGGCGAAAGCGCCGATGGACCTACCGATGGCCGAGCGGGTCCGCCTGCAGAATCTCGCCCTCAGCGTCCTGCTCCTCGCACAGGGCGTTCCGTTCCTGCACGGCGGCATGGATTTGCTGCGCTCGAAGTCCGGCGACCGCAACAGCTACAACTCCGGCGACTGGTTCAACGCCCTGGATTTTGCAGGGGACGCGCACCGCTGGGGCCGCGGCTTGCCGCCGGCGGTGGAGAACGCGGATCGCTGGCCGTGGCTCGGTCCGCTGTTGGCGGATCCGGCCCTGCGGCCATCGAAGGCGGATCTCGCCGCCTGCTCGGCCCATTGTCGCGAGATGCTGGCGCTGCGCACCGCCTCGCCGCTGTTCCGGCTGCGCAGCGCCGTGGAGGTGCAGCGCCGACTGCGTTTTCACAACACCGGACCGGCGCAGACCCCCGGTGTGGTGGTGATGAGCTTGTGGGACGAGGCGGGCGAATTCGATCCCGGATACGGCTTGTGGGTGGCAGTGTTCAACGCCCGGCCGGACCTCTGGGAGGGGATATCGCTTTCCCTGCGGGGCCGTGTCTTGACCCTGCATCCGCTACTTTGCGACTCCGCCGACGAGCGGGTGCGAGCTGCCACCTTCGACGCCACGGAAGGGGCCTTCCGGGTGCCCGCTCGTACCACGGCGGTGTTCTGCGAGGCTCGCGCCGGCTGA